CCTCGTCAGAGTCATCACCATCCTTTCcctgaaagaaagaaagaaaggaaggaagaaaagGGTTAAAAAAAACCCCATTTGAAAGCCACCATGAACAGCTATACGAAATTTCCTAACTTGGTCAGGACCGAGAAACTTGAAgcaactttcaaattcatttgcACATGGTTTACTgacaaaaaagaagtaaaatgtTGTTAAAGAAGAATTGAACATTTCCTGGGTCAATCAGCACCCACTACGAAAGAGTGCATACCCTTCCAACAAAACAAGATAATGCATCACTAAAAGTAACTTTATGCCTAAATTCTAGACATTGGAGGAAAGTAAGTTCGTCACTAAATACACACAACCCTGTCCTGGAAATTCTGAGATTTATGGATCATAAACAGAAATGCATTCACATATTCTAAATTATCTATTATTTAAACCTAAATGACTAAATTCTGATTTACATATGCTTCCGACGAAGCAATTGAGTAAATTGTTTGTTTTGCGTCCTCCGATCGCTGCAATAATACACACTCTCTGCTTTGCACAAATAGACCCTGGACATTTGAAGCAGTCCCTCACCAAATATCACTAAAATCAGCCGGCTTAATTCTTGCCATACACAGAAGTATTAAATCTACTCTTCATTAGTAAAAAACCCGGATGCTTTCGTCATTCAGCTCTTAAAGTCATGCTATGGAATACCATAAAGCATTACAATATCAAATCATGACGCTTGTCAAGCCTTACATTGTTTAAGCCCAGTCCACTCATTTGATAGGGTTGTAGTCCCCTAGTATGTCCTTAATAATTGAGAGGACACCTCCAAACATTTTAATTTCCTCATCATAATACCTCACTATAGCTCGATTGTCTGGGTTCTGAGACTTGCAGTTCAAGTTCAGGTTCAGGATCATGTCAGCATGGAATCTCACTCTCCAAACCCCTCAACTACATCCATCATTTCTCAAATTACATCCTCCCATGCCATCACCAAATTCTCACCCTACTTACTTTCATTACCATCTAAAACCTCCACGTATATTCAGGAACTCCCAACTACAATCACCTCGAAACTCCATAaatgttcaaaattcaaatcactTATCCAGCCCATTTCTAGAACCCGAACAATTTTTTCTGCAAAAGAATTCTCTACAAAAATCGCAAAACAGGTAGAGTAATTCACCTAAGAGAGCCTGATATCAAGAAAtcaattattttcttcatttcacTAAGAGCTGGAAATTAACCATTACATGGATTAGATGCAGTGATAATAATAACATAAGCATCTATCATTACATTAATGACTGGCAGCATGATGGGCCAAATCTGTTTGTTTTACGTCTCTGGGGGGAATCACATAAACAAACCAAAACTATTCCTTGTGTTCTTGCTGAACCAACAACCACTTATACCAGTTGTTCTACAGCAAAACGAGTTAACTGCCAAGTAGTTACTACCAAAACACttgaataaaaaaaagtcactaaaatccataaaagaaaaattagttacTAGAAGGAAAGGTTGTTCATTagatttcttctcttttttttttcaaggagATTGCTAGGAGGAGGGAATCATTCATTGACAAGAACATAGTCACTGAGGAAAAGGTGACTGACTAGTTTGACACAAGACAGACTAGCTTATCGAGTACCCCTAGAAAATAGAGAAACAACATAACAAACTTTTTGTGGTTGGTGTGGGATAGGGGGAGATGGAAAATAACTTTGTTTACCTCTTCATCAGCCTCCTCACCATCCAAATCCTCTTCATCAGCCTCCTACATTAAAAGAGTTGTTTATTGGTTAGAGGATTAAAGAAGTGTCAAACAGTTCCACCTAAAAGACTACTTCCACTGGTAGATTAAGGGAtacaagaagaaaggaaaaactAAAACTTACagtattaaaataattaagggGATTGGGCCACAGATCCTCTTTGATTATCTCAGCAATCTGAAAGTTTCAAATGCATTACTTACAACGGCCTCGGCATGGGAGAAGGGACCGGAATGATTTTCCATAAATGTAATACTAAAATAAAGCTCACAATACAAAACAACAAATACAAAGCCTTATAGAAGTTACCTCATCATGAATTTCATCCATTTCATCCTTTTGTTGAGTATCACTAAACCAGCTAAAGAAGCTGCAATCAAGAAGGGATACTTGAGAATGGGAAAGGAGtcataataatgaattattaacaGAAATTTAAAATCATGAAATGATATCCAGATTACCCGAAGAATAAGAATGTATAACCGTAATGTGAGGACAAACAGGAAAAACACCAGGGAAAAAGTAAAATGCAGATGATACAGAAACATCATAGAATTACTCCTCTTTGATTAGGCCACAAATATGAAAGCCACGGTAGGGGAAAGCTATGCATCAAGAATGAAATGGTTTGTTTGAATGTCAACCTCAACGCTAAGTAATGACTTGgcaatagatttttttttctttctaaggATGAGGTCTGATTTACAATTCTTTCCCAAGTATCAATGTAATCTCTGGAAGGGCTCCAAAGAAAGGCGGTTTAGAGTGAAAGATAACCACGATATCGTCTAAGAAAAACTTAGCAAAGCATTTCCAAGGAGATCTTTTTGGAGACCAACGTTCCCGCAAAGGTTGCGATTGTGGTCGGGGGGGAACACTCGGGAGAAGATTTTCACAATAGATAACCGTCCAAAGAGATGCATTGTGCTTGGCAATATTGTTCACCAAATTAGTTAGAAACAAAGGGCTTTCCGAGAAGATGGTACTTCCATATCAAACTCATATAACGCTTGGTTAAGCAAGTTATGTCTATGGTTTAGAGGAAGACACAATATTAGCGTAATGGATGTAATAGAAGCTCCATCATCTAAAACCCTTAAATTTTACCCCTTGTTGCAAAAGAGCTGGCACCTCCTTTGTCCCTCTATTAAGCCatggaaattttcatttttcaaagataATTACTTGTTCTGAATGAGGAAAAATACTTTATCAAAGGGCGATAAGGAAGGTCACAAGAATCAACAAAAAGTAACAATAGAAATGGCACAAAGCAACTAAAAAAGTTCCATCTGTCAACTATATTTtcgaaaaataaatttaaaaaaaaaaagaaagattagaTGTAAAGTTGCCCTCTTACATTTAAGGAAAATATATGAAATACGAATCATAAAAACCAGAACCTGTTAACCTAATGTTCTAAGCAAACTAACTTCAGTATGTTATTCAGTCCTAAAAACAGAAGTTCTTAGTGCACCAGAGGGGTTTAAATTGACaagaagaaatccaaggcaATCAAGGAATTAAAACCTCAATAAGCAAAAAGGAGTTGCATGTAATCATCTTTCAACAAGACCATCATTGAAATATAAAAATGGACTGCCTACTAATTCAGGATCtacaaaagaaaatagaataCGGAGGCTGATAAATTGAGAAACAAACCCATCATCGGCAAAAGGTCGCTTGTTCCCTTTCTTGTCATGATTTACTCCATTAGGTATGCCCTTCACGGTTTAATCACATAATTAAATTACAAGAAAAGAACATAAAcaagttggatacatgggagtAAGATATGATGAGCCCTTACCATGCCTTCCTTCCACTTGATTGATGTAGCAGTAATTTTTGTGCTTCCCTCTTCAAGGAAAGTGAAAGACTTCACAAGCTTTGTGTCTTCAAAAAATGGATTTGGCTCGAAGTTCTAATAATTAAAGAATCAGATATGAAGGAAAGGGCAAACTCGTTATTAagtatttatcttgtttctgcTCAAATACAAAGCAAACAATGTGAAGACAATATAGAATGAAAGATGTACTTACAAATGTGATAGAGTAGCCTGACTTCACATCCTTAAAATCCTCCACTTCCAAGGAAGTCAAATGTTTGAATATCTAAAGGGAACAAAGGCAATAACAATACAAACTCAATACACTTGCAAACATAAAAGGAGCAAAGGAGCAGCTTATTTGAAGGTTACAGAGAGACTAACGCAAATAAGTGCACAAGTAGATCTTTAA
This DNA window, taken from Tripterygium wilfordii isolate XIE 37 chromosome 20, ASM1340144v1, whole genome shotgun sequence, encodes the following:
- the LOC119986436 gene encoding NAP1-related protein 1-like, which codes for MVVDKGKKMKVAEKSEDDNNHPDQIDGDLVLSIEKLQEIQDDLEKINEEASDKVLEVEQKYNEIRKPVYDKRSEIIKSIPDFWVTAFLSHPALGELLSEEDQKIFKHLTSLEVEDFKDVKSGYSITFNFEPNPFFEDTKLVKSFTFLEEGSTKITATSIKWKEGMGIPNGVNHDKKGNKRPFADDGFFSWFSDTQQKDEMDEIHDEIAEIIKEDLWPNPLNYFNTEADEEDLDGEEADEEGKDGDDSDEEEDDDEDDQDEDDEDEK